A genomic segment from Pseudopipra pipra isolate bDixPip1 chromosome 14, bDixPip1.hap1, whole genome shotgun sequence encodes:
- the EDC4 gene encoding enhancer of mRNA-decapping protein 4 isoform X3 codes for MASCSSIDIEDATQHLRDILKLDRPAGSVNENQRPSNSYNGDLNGLLVSDPLGSGDGPSLAKPVHRSISLGALQEKQVICLSGDDSSTCLVISAKDVEIVASSDSSITSKARGSNKVKIQPVARYDWEQKYYYGNLIAVSNSYLAYAIRAASNGSAMVRVLSVSTAERTLLKGFTGGVADLAFAHLNSNQLACLDEAGNLFVWRLAMDKEKIQEEILVNIKRPDNTPLNTFRRIIWCPFIPDDNEESGEEGSQTLALLHEDRAEVWDLDIIRTNNSSWPVEVPDIKEGFIVVKGHSTCLSEGALSPDGTVLATASHDGFVKFWQIYIEGQDEPRCLHEWKPHDGRPLSCLLFCDNHKKQDPEVPFWRFLITGADQNRELKMWCTVSWTCLQTVRFSPDIFSSMSTPPSLKVCLDLSAEYLILSDVRRKVLYVMELMQNQEEGKAYFSSISEFLLTHPVLSFGIQAVSRCRLRHTEVLPAEEENDNLSVEGSPGTGAVESAAGVLIKLFCVHTKALQDVQIRFQPLHSPDTSAPMPSHGSHEEFAFPDHMADLSTEGLGSEKESVHGSQPDLRRIADLPVPADFLSLSNDAKPKLMTPDAFMTPSTSLQQITVSPGSSASSLTAVTAMSSTSVTDASMPSRPSEDLAVSPKMQLDTSLTLSSSSSSLQTSPRSHSVLIPGLPDKLAPKAPVPVAPGNSSLALELQEVEPLVVPQASPTRERSPDVISSASTAMSQDIPEIASETLQRSFAAAPSGLPGEVLEPGHHADSMASAASALHLLSPRNRHNSEHSHHSLDMPPVEVDRLNAPSLLETALTQENAASDSVVSQPWPAAPDITRETRNSMADSPRDEVEEKHKSSSYHRHSYHLLQHDSQDASAEQSDHDDEVASLASTSGGFGAKASAQRLPVKDWKVKASPRASPKLKRKGKKDDGDVNQSPRSSNNQVTAEFQDELMCILRSQQRELSDLRQNQMELLQRLTNHLDAIQSSLMGHMERVVDSQQEQEQRRLDRVLTEGQQRNGQLQEHLSQQLSQSLSTAVCNRLERTIRDEMKKSVPQCISKSMDPTVSQLSNTVAAKLTAVEGTLKESITKLVKSKNLTDTVVRATADTLQGPIQSAYREAFQSVVLPAFEKSCQSMFQQINDTFKQGTQEYIQQLETHLKNKKVREQEVRDPLLNQLRQLISTFQSTTEQLASTVAASVHAEVQHQLHIIVGNMQESILAQVQRVVKGEVSLAMKEQQAAVTSSIVQAMRSAAGTPIPSTHLDFQSQQTHILQLLQQGHLNQAFQQALTAADLNLVLYVCETVDTQQVFGQHPCPLSQPVLLSLIQQLSSDLGTRTELKLNFSS; via the exons ATGgcctcctgctccagcatcgACATCGAGGACGCCACGCAGCACCTGCGGGACATCCTCAAGCTGGACCGGCCGGCAG GTTCGGTGAATGAGAACCAGAGACCGTCGAATTCGTACAACGGAGACCTGAATGGGCTGCTGGTGTCTGATCCCCTTGGCAGCGGAGATGGACCTTCCCTGGCCAAGCCAGTGCATCGCAGCATCTCTCTAGGAGCCCTGCAGGAGAAACAAGTCAT ctgCCTTTCTGGTGATGACAGCTCCACTTGCTTAGTGATATCAGCAAAAGACGTGGAGATAGTGGCCAGCAGTGATTCCAGCATCACCAGTAAGGCCAGAGGGAGTAACAAG GTGAAAATACAACCTGTTGCTAGATATGACTGGGAGCAGAAATACTATTATGGCAATCTGATAGCGGTTTCAAACTCTTACCTGGCTTATGCAATTAGAG ctgccagcaaTGGCTCGGCGATGGTGCGGGTGCTGAGCGTCAGCACCGCGGAGCGGACCTTGCTGAAGGGGTTCACTGGTGGTGTGGCAGACCTGGCTTTTGCCCACCTCAACTCCAACCAGCTGGCGTGCCTGGACGAGGCTGGCAACCTCTTTGTCTGGCGCCTGGCCAtggataaagaaaaaatcca AGAGGAGATCTTGGTGAACATCAAGCGACCTGACAACACCCCACTGAACACCTTCCGAAGAATCATCTGGTGCCCTTTCATCCCGGATGATAACGAGGAGAGCGGGGAAGAGGGAAGTCAGACGTTGGCGCTGTTGCATGAGGACAGG gcagagGTGTGGGATCTGGACATCATCCGAACAAACAACAGCTCCTGGCCGGTGGAAGTGCCCGATATCAAAGAAGGCTTCATCGTGGTGAAAGGCCACAGCACG TGCTTGAGCGAGGGAGCACTTTCTCCAGATGGAACTGTGTTGGCCACTGCAAGCCATGATGGTTTTGTAAAATTCTGGCAGATCTATATTGAGGGACAAGACGAGCCAAG GTGTCTTCACGAGTGGAAACCCCATGATGGCAGACCTCTTTCCTGCCTGCTCTTTTGTGACAACCATAAAAAACAGGACCCAGA GGTTCCCTTCTGGAGGTTTCTCATCACAGGAGCTGATCAGAACAGAGAACTGAAGATGTGGTGCACTGTGTCCTGGACCTGCCTGCAGACTGTCCG CTTTTCTCCTGACATCTTCAGCTCCATGAGTACTCCTCCCAGCCTGAAAGTCTGTCTGGACCTCTCTGCTGAATATCTGATACTGAGCGATGTGCGGAGGAAA GTCTTGTACGTGATGGAGCTGATGCAGAACCAAGAGGAGGGCAAGGCTTATTTCAGCTCCATCTCCGAGTTCCTCCTTACCCACCCAGTGCTGAGCTTTGGCATCCAGGCCGTGAGCCGCTGCCGGTTGAGGCACACGGAGGTGCTcccagcagaggaggagaaCGACAACTTGAGTGTAG AAGGTTCTCCGGGCACTGGGGCTGTTGAATCAGCAGCAGGCGTGCTGATCAAACTCTTCTGTGTGCACACCAA GGCCCTACAGGATGTGCAGATTAGATTCCAGCCTCTTCATAGCCCTGACACGAGTGCACCCATGCCTTCCCATGGCTCCCATGAAGAATTTG CCTTTCCAGACCATATGGCTGATCTGAGCACAGAAGGGCTGGGATCTGAAAAAGAATCAGTGCACGGCTCTCAACCAGACCTGCGGCGTATTGCTGacctgcctgtgccagcagacttcctttccctctcaaaCGATGCCAAGCCCAAGCTGATGACTCCAGATGCATTCATGACACCAAGTACTTCTCTTCAACAG ATCACTGTCTCTccaggcagcagtgccagtTCCCTGACTGCAGTCACAGCCATGAGTAGCACTTCTGTCACGGATGCTTCTATGCCCAG CAGACCATCAGAAGACTTGGCTGTGAGCCCCAAGATGCAGCTGGACACCAGCCTCACGCTGAGTAGCAGTAGCAGCAGTCTCCAGACCAGTCCTAGGAGTCATTCAGTTCTTATCCCAGGCCTCCCTGACAAGCTAGCACCAAAGGCACCTGTTCCA GTCGCTCCAGGAAACTCCTCTCTAGCGCTGGAATTGCAGGAAGTGGAGCCCTTGGTGGTGCCTCAGGCTTCTCCCACCCGCGAGCGCTCGCCAGACGTCATTTCCTCGGCTTCCACAGCCATGTCCCAGGATATCCCAGAGATTGCTTCCGAGACCCTGCAACGCAGCTTCGCGGCGGCTCCctcggggctccctggggaggtgctggagccCGGTCACCACGCTGACAGCATGGCCTCCGCTGCCTCAGCCCTGCATTTGCTGTCTCCCAGGAACAGGCACAATTCCGAGCACAGCCACCACTCTTTGGACATGCCTCCAGTGGAGGTGGACAGACTGAATGCTCCATCATTACTGGAGACTGCTTTAACTCAGGAAAACGCGGCTTCTGACAGTGTTGTGAGCCAGCCATGGCCAGCAGCTCCTGACATAACCAGAGAAACCAGGAACAGCATGGCAGACAG cCCAAGGGATGAggttgaagaaaagcacaagagCTCTTCGTACCACCGACACAGCTACCACCTGCTGCAGCATGACAGCCAGGATGCCAGTGCAGAGCAAAG TGACCATGATGATGAAGTTGCAAGCTTGGCTTCTACATCAGGTGGATTTGGTGCCAAAGCATCTGCGCAGAGGCTGCCTGTGAAGGACTGGAAAGTCAAGGCATCCCCCCGGGCTTCCCCCAAGCTAAAGCggaagggcaagaaggatgACGG ggaTGTGAACCAGTCACCAAGATCTTCTAACAACCAG GTGACAGCAGAGTTCCAGGATGAGCTGATGTGCATTCTGAGGAGCCAACAGCGGGAGCTCTCCGACCTGCGGCAGAAccagatggagctgctgcagagactcACCAACCACCTCGATGCCATTCAGAGCTCCCTCATGGGCCACATGGAGAGGGTGGTTGactcccagcaggagcaggagc AGAGAAGACTAGACCGAGTGCTGACGGAAGGGCAGCAGCGCAAtgggcagctccaggagcatcTGTCTCAGCAGCTCTCTCAGTCCCTGTCCACAGCTGTGTGCAACCGTCTGGAGAGGACCATTCGTGATGAGATGAAGAAGAGTGTGCCCCAGT GCATTTCCAAGAGCATGGACCCTACTGTCAGCCAGCTGAGTAACACCGTTGCTGCCAAGCTCACTGCTGTTGAGGGGACACTGAAAGAGAGTATCACCAAGCTAGTGAAATCAAAG AACCTTACAGATACTGTTGTGAGGGCGACGGCCGACACCCTGCAGGGGCCGATCCAGTCGGCGTACAGGGAAGCATTCCAGAGTGTTGTGCTGCCGGCCTTTGAGAAGAGCTGCCAGTCCATGTTCCAGCAAATCAATGACACCTTCAAGCAGGGCACACAGGAAT ATATCCAGCAGCTCGAGACTCACTTGAAGAACAAGAAGGTACGAGAACAGGAGGTCCGGGACCCGCTGCTGAATCAGCTTCGACAGCTCATCAGCACCTTCCAGAGCACCACGGAGCAGCTGGCATCCACCGTGGCAGCCAGTGTCCACGCCGAGGTGCAGCACCAGCTGCACATCATCGTGGGCAA caTGCAGGAGTCTATTTTGGCCCAGGTGCAGAGAGTGGTTAAAGGAGAAGTGAGCCTGGCTAtgaaggagcagcaggcagctgtCACCTCCAGCATCGTCCAGGCGATGCGCTCGGCAGCCGGGACGCCCATCCCCTCTACTCACTTGGATTTCCAGTCCCAGCAGACTCAcatccttcagctgctccagcagggacACCTCAACCAAGCTTTCCAGCAG GCTCTAACAGCAGCTGATCTCAACCTGGTTCTGTATGTTTGTGAGACTGTGGATACTCAGCAAGTATTTGGACagcatccctgccctctgtcccagcctgtgctgctctccCTCATCCAGCAGCTCTCCTCGGATTTGGGGACTCGTACAGAACTGAAGTTGAA TTTCTCATCGTGA